Proteins from one Pseudarthrobacter sp. BIM B-2242 genomic window:
- the recN gene encoding DNA repair protein RecN, with the protein MLEELRIRDLGVITDATLPLGPGLSVVTGETGAGKTMVVTAVGLLLGARSDAGAVRSGAKSATAEAVLKLDAGHSAIARAIEAGADVEEFDGGAELILARRLGADGRSRAFLGGRAAPVGVLAEIGETLVVVHGQSDQIRLKGAVAQRGALDKFAGDALAGPLGTYQTLHTHWKAVQTELETLRSAARDRLREAESLEIALAEIDEVDPQPGEDETLKAEAVKLANVEELRIAANTAHQALIAEDYGDEGDATTLVDAAKRTLEHVAEHDAELGSAAARLAEVGFLLNDIATELASYQAGLDSEGPERLAEIEGRRASLAKLVRKYAPSIDEVLVWTENARVRFDELQDDSTRIEALDAEVAKAEAELQKQAAAISKIRAKAAKDLSSRVSAELKALAMADATLLINLENTGQLMPHGADEISFLLQPHSGAPARPLGKGASGGELSRVMLAIEVVLAAVDPVPTFVFDEVDAGVGGRAAVEIGRRLAMLARHVQVLVVTHLPQVAAFADQHITVTKTSVRGADGGTATGFTSSDVRLLDGAERVKELARMLAGQEDSESARAHAQELLDDAKLLPQGA; encoded by the coding sequence ATGCTTGAAGAACTGAGAATCCGCGATCTGGGCGTTATCACTGACGCCACCCTTCCGCTGGGCCCCGGGCTGAGCGTCGTCACCGGTGAAACCGGTGCAGGTAAAACGATGGTGGTCACCGCCGTCGGCCTCCTCCTCGGGGCAAGGTCCGACGCCGGTGCCGTGCGGAGCGGCGCGAAAAGCGCCACCGCGGAGGCCGTCCTTAAGCTCGACGCCGGGCACTCGGCAATAGCCCGGGCCATTGAGGCGGGCGCGGACGTGGAAGAGTTCGACGGCGGCGCGGAACTCATCCTTGCCCGTCGCCTCGGAGCGGACGGCCGCAGCCGTGCCTTCCTGGGCGGCCGGGCAGCCCCCGTGGGTGTCCTGGCCGAGATCGGTGAAACCCTTGTGGTGGTCCACGGCCAGTCGGACCAGATCAGGTTGAAGGGGGCGGTGGCCCAGCGCGGTGCCCTCGACAAGTTTGCCGGCGACGCCCTGGCCGGACCGCTGGGTACCTACCAGACGCTTCACACTCATTGGAAAGCAGTCCAGACAGAGCTGGAAACCCTCCGCAGCGCCGCCCGTGACAGGCTCCGCGAAGCCGAATCGCTGGAGATTGCGCTGGCCGAAATCGACGAAGTGGATCCGCAGCCGGGGGAGGACGAGACTCTCAAAGCGGAAGCCGTGAAACTGGCCAACGTGGAAGAACTCAGGATCGCAGCGAACACCGCGCACCAGGCCCTCATCGCGGAAGACTACGGCGATGAGGGCGACGCCACCACCCTGGTGGACGCCGCGAAACGCACCCTCGAACATGTGGCCGAACACGACGCCGAGCTGGGCTCCGCCGCGGCCCGCCTGGCAGAAGTGGGTTTCCTGCTCAACGACATCGCCACGGAACTGGCGAGCTACCAGGCGGGCCTGGACTCGGAAGGACCGGAAAGGCTCGCCGAAATCGAGGGCCGGCGCGCGTCCCTGGCCAAACTCGTCCGCAAGTATGCCCCCAGCATCGACGAAGTCCTGGTCTGGACCGAGAACGCCCGCGTGCGCTTCGATGAACTCCAGGACGACTCCACCCGGATCGAGGCGCTGGACGCCGAGGTTGCCAAGGCCGAAGCAGAACTGCAGAAGCAGGCCGCGGCCATCAGCAAGATCCGCGCCAAGGCTGCCAAAGACCTCTCCAGCCGCGTCAGCGCCGAGCTGAAGGCACTGGCCATGGCTGACGCCACCCTTCTGATCAACCTCGAAAACACAGGCCAGCTGATGCCGCACGGCGCGGACGAGATCTCCTTCCTGCTCCAGCCACACTCCGGGGCGCCTGCCCGACCACTTGGCAAGGGCGCCTCCGGCGGTGAACTGTCGCGTGTGATGTTGGCCATCGAAGTGGTCCTCGCCGCGGTGGACCCGGTGCCTACGTTCGTGTTCGACGAAGTGGATGCCGGCGTGGGCGGGCGTGCCGCCGTCGAAATCGGGCGCCGGCTGGCCATGCTCGCCCGCCACGTCCAGGTTCTGGTGGTCACGCACCTGCCGCAGGTGGCAGCGTTTGCGGATCAGCACATCACCGTCACCAAAACTTCAGTTCGAGGAGCCGACGGCGGCACTGCCACCGGGTTTACATCCAGTGATGTCCGCCTCCTCGACGGTGCCGAGCGGGTGAAGGAACTGGCCCGCATGCTTGCGGGCCAGGAGGACTCCGAATCGGCCCGGGCCCACGCCCAGGAGCTGCTTGACGACGCGAAACTGCTGCCACAGGGTGCCTAA
- the prpB gene encoding methylisocitrate lyase, producing MLYSKKTPEQKRLALRGMLASGTIQQFPGAFSPLSARLIEEKGFAGVYISGAVLANDLGLPDIGLTTLTEVATRAGQIARMTDLPCLVDADTGFGEPMNVARSIQELENAGLAGCHIEDQFNPKRCGHLDGKNVVDLDTAAKRIRAAADARRDPNFLIMARTDIRAVEGIEAAQERARALVDAGADAIFPEAMKDLSEFQAIRDAVDVPVLANMTEFGKSDLFTVDQLQSVGVNMVIYPVTLLRIAMGAAERTLESIKATGSQEAQVENMLTRARLYDLVDYEAYNQFDTGVFNFQIPGVR from the coding sequence ATGCTGTACTCGAAGAAAACCCCGGAGCAGAAGCGCCTGGCACTGCGCGGGATGCTCGCCTCCGGCACCATCCAGCAGTTTCCCGGCGCCTTCAGCCCGCTGTCCGCGCGGCTGATTGAGGAAAAGGGCTTTGCCGGCGTGTACATCTCCGGTGCCGTGCTGGCCAACGATCTTGGCCTGCCGGACATCGGGCTGACCACCCTGACTGAGGTTGCCACCCGGGCCGGGCAGATCGCCCGTATGACTGACCTGCCCTGCCTGGTGGACGCGGACACCGGATTCGGCGAGCCCATGAACGTGGCCCGCAGTATCCAGGAGCTTGAGAACGCCGGACTGGCCGGCTGCCACATTGAAGACCAGTTCAACCCCAAGCGCTGCGGCCACCTGGACGGCAAGAACGTGGTGGACCTGGACACCGCCGCCAAGCGCATCCGGGCCGCAGCGGACGCGCGCCGGGATCCGAACTTCCTCATCATGGCCCGGACCGACATCCGGGCCGTGGAGGGCATTGAAGCGGCCCAGGAGCGCGCGCGGGCCCTGGTGGACGCCGGCGCCGACGCCATCTTCCCGGAAGCCATGAAGGACCTGTCCGAGTTCCAGGCCATCCGGGATGCCGTGGACGTGCCGGTCCTGGCCAACATGACGGAGTTCGGCAAGAGCGATCTGTTCACGGTTGACCAGCTGCAGTCCGTGGGCGTCAACATGGTGATCTACCCCGTCACGCTCCTGCGCATTGCCATGGGCGCTGCAGAGCGTACGCTGGAATCGATCAAGGCAACAGGGTCACAGGAAGCACAGGTGGAGAACATGCTCACCCGTGCGCGTCTCTATGACCTCGTGGACTACGAGGCCTACAACCAGTTCGATACCGGCGTTTTCAACTTCCAGATTCCCGGCGTCCGCTAG
- a CDS encoding 8-oxo-dGTP diphosphatase: MTFTAVTLCFLTRESTGVSQVLLGTKKTGFGLGKVVGLGGHVEPGETDQQAACREVQEEAGVVVLEADLRDAGVVKFDFPARPEWNMTTRLFVAERWDGVPAESAEIRPEWFDVGSLPVERMWQDAAHWLPLALGGSVLRLTVVLNDDNESVREVLDYTTR, from the coding sequence ATGACATTCACCGCTGTCACGCTGTGCTTCCTCACCCGGGAGTCCACCGGCGTGTCCCAGGTCCTGCTGGGAACGAAGAAGACCGGTTTTGGGCTGGGCAAGGTGGTGGGACTCGGCGGCCACGTTGAGCCGGGGGAGACAGACCAGCAGGCTGCCTGCCGCGAAGTGCAGGAGGAAGCCGGTGTGGTAGTCCTCGAAGCAGACCTCCGTGACGCCGGGGTGGTGAAGTTCGACTTTCCCGCCCGGCCGGAATGGAACATGACTACCCGCCTGTTCGTGGCAGAGCGCTGGGACGGTGTTCCGGCTGAAAGCGCGGAGATCCGGCCGGAATGGTTCGACGTCGGGTCCTTGCCTGTGGAGCGGATGTGGCAGGACGCAGCGCATTGGCTGCCGCTGGCGCTAGGGGGGTCCGTGCTGCGGCTCACCGTGGTCCTGAACGATGACAACGAATCCGTCCGTGAGGTGCTGGACTACACCACGCGCTGA
- a CDS encoding CTP synthase produces the protein MIGSNSVVQRSNSRVNSRFPGSSKTTKHIFVTGGVASSLGKGLTASSLGHLLRARGLSVTMQKLDPYLNVDPGTMNPFQHGEVFVTDDGAETDLDIGHYERFLDENLEGSANVTTGQVYSTVIAKERRGEYLGDTVQVIPHITDEIKRRMRLPAEGKNAPDVIITEIGGTVGDIESQPFLESARQVRQDIGRGNVFFVHVSLVPYIGPSQELKTKPTQHSVAALRSIGIQPEAIVIRSDREVPEAMRAKIGRMCDVDIEAVIGCPDAPSIYDIPKTLHTQGLDSYIVRALDLPFKDVDWTSWDKLLEAVHNPKHHVEIALVGKYIDLPDAYLSVTEALRAGGFANDTKVKIRWVPSDECETHEGAVASLGGVDAICVPGGFGIRGLEGKLGALKYARESRLPVLGLCLGLQCMVIEYARNVVGLEGASSSEFEPDSKYPVIATMEEQLDIVEGKGDLGGTMRLGLYEAKLDEGSVIAETYGKTTVSERHRHRYEVNNKYRDQIAAEGLVFSGTSPDGKLVEYVELPREVHPYYVATQAHPELSSRPTRPHPLFSGLIKAALDHQNAQGAPEAKPSRTVAAK, from the coding sequence ATGATAGGCTCGAATTCCGTGGTGCAGCGATCAAATTCCCGTGTAAATTCCCGGTTCCCGGGCTCGTCCAAGACGACCAAACACATCTTCGTAACCGGTGGTGTGGCGTCCTCGCTCGGTAAGGGACTGACGGCTTCGAGCCTCGGTCACCTGCTGCGGGCACGCGGATTGTCTGTAACTATGCAGAAGCTCGATCCCTATCTCAATGTGGATCCGGGCACGATGAACCCCTTCCAGCACGGTGAAGTCTTCGTCACAGACGACGGCGCCGAGACGGACCTGGACATCGGACACTACGAGCGCTTCCTCGACGAAAACCTCGAAGGCTCAGCCAACGTGACCACCGGCCAGGTTTACTCGACCGTGATCGCCAAGGAACGCCGCGGCGAATACCTCGGCGACACTGTCCAGGTGATCCCGCACATTACCGATGAAATCAAGCGCCGCATGCGCCTGCCCGCCGAAGGCAAAAACGCGCCCGACGTCATCATCACCGAAATCGGCGGCACCGTCGGCGACATCGAGTCCCAGCCTTTCCTCGAGTCAGCCCGCCAGGTCCGCCAGGACATTGGCCGTGGCAACGTTTTCTTCGTCCACGTCTCGCTGGTTCCCTACATCGGACCGTCGCAGGAACTGAAGACCAAGCCAACCCAGCATTCCGTGGCGGCCCTGCGCTCCATCGGTATCCAGCCGGAAGCAATCGTGATCCGTTCGGACCGCGAAGTCCCCGAAGCCATGCGCGCCAAGATCGGCCGCATGTGCGACGTCGACATCGAAGCAGTCATCGGCTGCCCCGATGCCCCGAGCATCTACGACATCCCCAAAACCCTGCACACCCAGGGGCTGGACTCCTACATCGTCCGCGCCCTGGATTTGCCGTTCAAGGATGTGGACTGGACCAGCTGGGACAAGCTGCTCGAAGCAGTCCATAACCCCAAGCACCACGTCGAAATTGCCTTGGTGGGCAAGTACATCGACCTTCCGGACGCCTACCTGTCCGTGACCGAAGCCCTGCGCGCCGGCGGTTTTGCGAACGACACGAAGGTCAAGATCCGCTGGGTCCCGTCGGACGAATGCGAAACGCACGAAGGCGCCGTGGCATCCCTTGGCGGCGTGGATGCGATCTGCGTCCCCGGCGGCTTCGGTATCCGCGGCCTCGAAGGCAAGCTGGGCGCACTGAAATACGCCCGCGAATCACGGCTGCCCGTCCTGGGCCTGTGCCTTGGCCTGCAGTGCATGGTGATCGAGTATGCGCGCAACGTGGTGGGCCTGGAAGGCGCATCGTCAAGCGAGTTCGAGCCTGACTCAAAGTACCCGGTCATCGCCACGATGGAAGAGCAGCTGGACATTGTGGAAGGCAAGGGCGATCTCGGCGGCACCATGCGCCTTGGCCTGTACGAGGCCAAGCTGGACGAAGGCTCCGTCATTGCCGAGACCTACGGGAAGACCACCGTCAGCGAACGCCACCGCCACCGCTACGAGGTCAACAACAAGTACCGCGACCAGATCGCCGCCGAGGGCCTGGTGTTCTCCGGCACGTCACCGGACGGCAAGCTCGTGGAATATGTTGAACTGCCCCGCGAGGTCCACCCGTACTACGTGGCAACCCAGGCGCACCCGGAGCTGAGCTCACGTCCCACCAGGCCCCACCCGCTCTTCAGCGGACTGATTAAGGCCGCCCTGGACCACCAGAACGCACAGGGCGCACCAGAGGCCAAACCGTCACGCACGGTTGCGGCAAAATAG
- a CDS encoding NUDIX hydrolase, which produces MPGTPETIPAAEQVSDAPSPRRLLSTEKVYEGRIWDVVSDSFQLSETGEALTRDYIDHPGAVAVLPMNTAGEVLLIRQYRHPVGMDLWEIPAGLLDIEGEDFVVGAARELAEEADLAAAQWNVLADFFNSPGSSSEAIRIYLARDLTDVPHHDRHERTDEEAEIEFHWIALDEAVAAVLGGRLHNPSAVVGILAAAAARADGFAGLRPANAPWPAHPSQR; this is translated from the coding sequence ATGCCCGGTACACCTGAAACGATCCCAGCTGCAGAGCAGGTTTCGGATGCACCGAGCCCGCGCCGTCTTCTGTCTACGGAAAAAGTCTACGAAGGCCGGATCTGGGACGTTGTGAGCGACAGCTTCCAGCTGAGTGAGACCGGCGAAGCACTGACCCGTGACTACATCGACCACCCCGGCGCCGTCGCGGTGCTGCCGATGAACACTGCCGGGGAGGTACTCCTCATCCGGCAGTATCGCCATCCGGTAGGCATGGATCTCTGGGAAATCCCGGCAGGCCTCCTGGACATTGAAGGCGAAGATTTTGTGGTGGGCGCCGCCCGTGAGCTGGCTGAAGAGGCAGACCTCGCGGCCGCACAATGGAACGTCCTGGCGGACTTTTTCAATTCACCCGGGTCATCGAGCGAGGCCATCAGGATCTACCTGGCCCGTGACCTCACGGACGTGCCGCACCACGACCGCCACGAGCGGACCGATGAGGAAGCGGAGATCGAATTCCACTGGATCGCCCTGGACGAAGCCGTGGCGGCAGTCCTTGGCGGGCGGCTGCATAACCCCTCCGCCGTCGTCGGAATCCTGGCCGCAGCAGCAGCCCGGGCGGACGGCTTTGCCGGGCTCCGCCCCGCAAACGCACCCTGGCCGGCGCACCCCAGCCAGCGTTGA
- a CDS encoding bifunctional 2-methylcitrate synthase/citrate synthase, producing MAAEDIKKGLAGVVVDYTAVSKVNPDTNSLLYRGYPVQELAAKCSFEEVAYLLWNGELPTAEELSAFSVRERAGRALDPVVKQVIDALPTTSHPMDVCRTAASVMGARHELAEDSSPEANMAKAVDLFAAMPAVVAYDQRRRRGQELVEPRDELGYSENFLWMAFGEDHVPEVVEAFNVSMILYAEHSFNASTFTARVVTSTLADLHSAVTAAIGALKGPLHGGANEAVMHTFDEIGIRSEESLDQAAARAKAWMEDALAQKKKVMGFGHRVYKHGDSRVPTMKAALDKMIAHYGRPELLGLYNGLEQAMDEAKAIKPNLDYPAGPTYHLMGFDTPTFTPLFVASRITGWTAHIMEQAASNSLIRPLSEYNGPEERHVP from the coding sequence ATGGCTGCTGAAGATATCAAGAAGGGCCTGGCCGGCGTTGTGGTGGACTACACCGCGGTTTCCAAGGTCAACCCCGACACCAACTCGCTGCTCTACCGCGGTTACCCCGTGCAGGAACTTGCCGCCAAATGCAGCTTCGAAGAAGTTGCCTACCTGCTCTGGAACGGCGAGCTGCCCACCGCGGAAGAGCTGTCCGCATTCTCGGTCCGCGAGCGCGCAGGACGGGCGCTTGATCCTGTGGTGAAGCAGGTCATTGACGCACTCCCCACCACCTCGCACCCGATGGATGTGTGCCGGACGGCGGCGTCCGTCATGGGCGCCCGGCACGAACTGGCCGAGGACTCCTCGCCCGAGGCCAATATGGCCAAGGCCGTGGATCTCTTTGCTGCGATGCCCGCGGTGGTGGCCTACGACCAGCGCCGCCGTCGCGGCCAGGAGCTGGTGGAGCCCCGGGATGAGCTGGGTTACTCGGAGAACTTCCTGTGGATGGCGTTCGGCGAGGATCACGTCCCGGAGGTCGTGGAGGCCTTCAACGTCTCGATGATCCTCTATGCCGAACATTCCTTCAACGCTTCCACGTTCACCGCCCGGGTGGTCACCTCAACCCTGGCTGACCTGCATTCGGCCGTGACGGCAGCTATCGGTGCCCTCAAGGGTCCGCTGCACGGCGGCGCCAACGAGGCCGTCATGCACACTTTCGACGAGATCGGCATCCGGTCCGAGGAGTCCCTGGACCAGGCCGCTGCCCGGGCTAAGGCCTGGATGGAGGATGCCCTGGCGCAGAAGAAAAAGGTCATGGGCTTCGGCCACCGCGTCTACAAGCACGGCGACTCCCGCGTCCCCACCATGAAGGCCGCGCTGGACAAGATGATCGCGCACTACGGCCGTCCGGAACTGCTGGGGCTGTACAACGGCCTTGAGCAGGCCATGGACGAGGCCAAGGCCATCAAGCCCAACCTCGACTACCCGGCCGGCCCCACCTACCACCTGATGGGCTTCGACACCCCCACGTTCACTCCCCTGTTCGTGGCCAGCCGCATCACAGGGTGGACAGCGCACATCATGGAACAGGCGGCGTCGAACTCACTGATCCGGCCGCTGAGCGAATACAACGGCCCGGAAGAACGGCACGTGCCCTAA
- the xerD gene encoding site-specific tyrosine recombinase XerD, giving the protein MTATTSPETTSPESTSPAAAAPEAAAEAVQPQTAVDRAITGYLQHMGVERGLAANTLAAYRRDLTRYSRYLGAQGCHAPDQITRHHVTGFVMALNDGSDGGTALGVRSAARTVVAVRGLHKFWALEGLTVTDPASDVHPPMPGKRLPKAISVDEVTRILEAAGTDTATGLRDRALLEFLYSTGARISEAVGLDVDDISLQDAEAGPAVVRLFGKGSKERLVPLGSYGARALDAYLVRGRPLLAAKGKGTPALFLNARGGRISRQSAWTILKVAADKANITKDVSPHTLRHSFATHLLEGGADVRVVQELLGHASVTTTQVYTLVTADTLREIYAAAHPRALG; this is encoded by the coding sequence ATGACCGCCACCACGTCGCCGGAAACCACGTCGCCGGAATCCACCTCCCCGGCAGCCGCAGCGCCGGAAGCTGCAGCCGAGGCAGTCCAGCCCCAGACCGCCGTCGACCGCGCCATCACGGGATATCTTCAGCACATGGGCGTCGAACGGGGCCTGGCAGCCAACACGCTTGCCGCCTATCGCCGTGACCTGACGCGCTACTCCCGATACCTGGGGGCTCAGGGCTGTCACGCCCCGGACCAGATCACCCGCCATCATGTAACGGGTTTCGTGATGGCCCTCAATGACGGTTCCGACGGCGGCACGGCGCTGGGCGTCAGGTCTGCGGCCAGGACTGTGGTTGCCGTCCGCGGACTGCATAAATTCTGGGCCCTGGAAGGACTGACGGTGACGGATCCGGCCAGCGACGTCCACCCGCCCATGCCGGGTAAGAGGCTGCCCAAAGCCATCAGCGTGGATGAAGTCACGCGCATCCTCGAAGCGGCCGGCACAGACACCGCCACCGGCCTCCGGGACCGCGCACTGCTCGAATTCCTCTACTCCACCGGCGCCCGAATCAGTGAGGCCGTGGGCCTGGACGTGGACGACATTTCCCTGCAGGACGCTGAGGCCGGGCCGGCGGTGGTCCGGCTGTTCGGCAAGGGATCAAAGGAACGGCTCGTACCACTCGGCTCCTATGGCGCCCGGGCGCTCGACGCGTACCTTGTCCGGGGCCGCCCGTTGCTGGCTGCCAAGGGCAAGGGCACACCGGCCCTGTTCCTTAATGCCCGGGGCGGCCGGATCAGCCGCCAAAGTGCGTGGACCATCCTGAAAGTCGCGGCGGACAAGGCAAACATCACCAAAGACGTATCGCCGCACACCTTGCGGCATTCCTTCGCCACGCACCTGCTGGAGGGCGGCGCGGACGTCCGCGTGGTCCAGGAGCTGCTGGGCCATGCCTCCGTCACCACCACGCAGGTCTACACCCTGGTTACGGCGGACACCCTCCGGGAAATCTACGCCGCCGCCCACCCGCGCGCGCTGGGCTGA
- a CDS encoding NAD kinase, translating to MSRRVLVLAHTGREESLKAAWEACAQLYDAGIVPVMQESELADMERFFGQLNQPVEILHDHVLLPDVELVMVLGGDGTILRAAELVREVDVPLLGVNLGHVGFLAESERADLAQTVEWIARRAYTVEERMTIDVQVWVRGQKIWHTWALNEAAIEKGNRERMLEVVTEVDERPLTTFGCDGVVLATPTGSTAYAFSAGGPVVWPEVEALLIVPISAHALFAKPLVVSPASRLAVEVLTRNGAQGVLWCDGRRSVDLPPGARVEVTKSATPVRLARTHQTPFSGRLVRKFELPIHGWRGPVPQSESIHTGPLPVVRTLRPMPPLQVPSGDRPDDTTDPATAK from the coding sequence ATGAGCAGGCGAGTACTTGTCCTTGCCCACACTGGCCGCGAGGAATCACTGAAGGCTGCCTGGGAAGCCTGCGCCCAGCTGTATGACGCAGGGATCGTCCCGGTGATGCAGGAATCCGAGCTGGCGGACATGGAGAGATTCTTCGGCCAGCTCAACCAGCCGGTGGAGATCCTGCACGATCATGTGCTGCTGCCTGACGTGGAGCTTGTGATGGTCCTTGGTGGTGACGGGACCATCCTTCGGGCAGCTGAGCTGGTCCGCGAGGTCGATGTCCCGCTTTTGGGCGTCAATCTTGGCCACGTCGGCTTCCTGGCCGAGAGTGAGCGGGCAGACCTGGCCCAGACCGTGGAGTGGATTGCCCGCCGCGCCTACACGGTGGAAGAGCGCATGACCATCGACGTCCAGGTGTGGGTCCGCGGCCAGAAGATCTGGCACACCTGGGCCCTTAATGAAGCCGCGATCGAAAAGGGCAACCGCGAACGCATGCTCGAGGTGGTCACCGAAGTGGACGAGCGCCCGCTGACGACATTCGGCTGCGACGGCGTGGTGCTTGCCACCCCGACAGGCTCAACCGCCTACGCCTTCTCGGCTGGCGGACCGGTGGTCTGGCCCGAGGTCGAAGCCCTGCTGATTGTGCCCATCAGCGCCCACGCGTTGTTTGCGAAGCCCCTGGTGGTATCGCCGGCGTCACGGCTGGCCGTGGAAGTCCTCACCCGGAACGGCGCCCAGGGCGTACTCTGGTGCGACGGCCGGCGTTCCGTGGACCTGCCGCCCGGTGCACGGGTGGAAGTGACAAAGTCCGCCACTCCGGTCCGCCTTGCAAGAACACATCAGACGCCATTCTCCGGCCGGCTGGTCCGCAAATTCGAGCTCCCCATCCATGGCTGGCGCGGGCCCGTGCCACAATCGGAGTCCATCCACACCGGGCCCCTTCCGGTCGTCCGGACGCTGCGGCCCATGCCGCCGCTTCAGGTTCCCTCCGGAGACCGGCCCGACGACACCACCGATCCCGCGACCGCAAAGTGA